One genomic window of Quercus robur chromosome 6, dhQueRobu3.1, whole genome shotgun sequence includes the following:
- the LOC126732822 gene encoding protein RER1A-like gives MDAAALAGDEASPANVITRWTYTVSQRYQHLLDKSTPHVLNRWIAVVVIAFIYAVRVYFLQGFYIVSYGLGIYLLNLLIGFLSPQVDPEIHDLSDGPTLPTRGSDEFRPFVRRLPEFKFWYSITKAFCIAFLMTFFSAFDVPVFWPILLFYWLALFILTMRRQITHMIKYKYVPFSFGKQRYDGKKASSSDSTSLPRI, from the exons ATGGATGCTGCGGCACTGGCCGGAGATGAAGCCTCGCCGGCCAACGTGATCACCCGGTGGACGTACACGGTGTCACAGCGCTACCAGCATCTCCTCGACAAGTCTACACCGCACGTTCTCAACCGTTGGATCGCCGTCGTCGTGATCGCCTTCATCTACGCCGTCCGCGTTTACTTCCTCCAAGGCTTCTACATCGTCTCCTACGGCCTCGGCATCTACCTCCTCAACCTCCTCATTGGCTTTCTCTCTCCTCAGGTCGATCCCGAGATCCACGACCTCTCCGATGGCCCCACCCTCCCTACGCGTGGCTCCGACGAGTTCCGCCCCTTCGTTCGCCGCCTCCCTGAGTTCAAATTCTG GTACTCTATCACAAAGGCCTTTTGCATTGCTTTTTTGATGACATTCTTCAGTGCATTTGATGTACCTGTTTTCTGGCCAATACTGCTTTTCTATTGGTTGGCACTCTTTATTCTAACTATGAGGAGACAGATAACACACATGATCAAATACAAATATGTTCCATTCTCATTTGGAAAGCAG